One Triticum dicoccoides isolate Atlit2015 ecotype Zavitan chromosome 5B, WEW_v2.0, whole genome shotgun sequence genomic window carries:
- the LOC119310545 gene encoding uncharacterized protein LOC119310545 — protein MAAGNFRFPDFALLDPITCIRDLRNATTAWALTTAGLTIQVSLAAAAPPRLSHFCVWCPGRDKTTFAYVPDVFCSAGDHALIRVGFTTGDSTDHYIVYRARGPDGRPSLDLLPDFDDYSDAESLLLPYGFVSHRKHLVIAALSDGPTEWQYYLHTLSCEPHSTWSKKLLRVEFPRGAARKSAMNDPLKVIALGGGLLGWVNLREGILICDVLDPGVAALHFVPMPKLLPSNNQLYDNESRARAIRDVTFSRGYIRCVEFEELVECRATTVPAVPDPWDMDELQDSESADDPPQEEEEDVVVGWRLITWYRALTWNCWRKGYTVHSDELGIVSLPQIIGGAGACALKVPLKDLKAAAPTLRGDGDVVYLACELHEQNQRTWIVAVDTRRKLVGELCSVEEVYLYDPSYIPYVLTEYYLDDRSGGAQAHTLNACHPTPQNLDGSQKKRQRLS, from the exons ATGGCCGCCGGCAACTTCCGCTTCCCCGACTTCGCCCTCCTCGACCCGATCACCTGCATCCGCGACCTCCGCAACGCAACCACCGCGTGGGCCTTGACCACGGCGGGCCTCACCATTCAGGTCTCCTTGGCGGCGGCCGCCCCGCCGCGCCTCTCCCACTTCTGCGTCTGGTGCCCCGGCCGCGACAAGACCACCTTCGCTTACGTGCCCGATGTCTTCTGCTCCGCGGGGGACCACGCCCTCATCCGGGTCGGCTTCACCACCGGCGACTCGACGGATCACTACATCGTCTACCGGGCCAGGGGGCCCGACGGCCGGCCGTCGCTTGACCTGCTCCCGGACTTCGATGATTATTCCGACGCAGAGAGTCTGCTGCTGCCCTACGGTTTCGTCTCCCACCGCAAGCACTTGGTCATAGCGGCCCTGAGCGACGGACCGACGGAGTGGCAGTACTATCTCCACACCCTCAGCTGCGAGCCGCACTCCACGTGGTCCAAGAAGCTGCTGCGGGTGGAGTTCCCCCGTGGAGCAGCCAGGAAATCGGCTATGAACGATCCCTTAAAGGTGATTGCACTTGGAGGTGGGCTGCTAGGTTGGGTCAATCTCAGGGAGGGCATCCTGATCTGCGACGTGCTCGATCCCGGGGTGGCGGCGTTGCACTTCGTCCCGATGCCCAAGCTGCTGCCCAGCAACAATCAACTCTACGACAATGAATCTCGCGCGAGGGCGATTCGCGACGTCACCTTCAGCCGTGGCTACATCAGGTGCGTCGAGTTTGAGGAGCTGGTAGAATGCAGAGCCACAACTGTGCCGGCTGTTCCTGATCCCTGGGACATGGATGAGCTCCAAGACTCGGAATCGGCCGATGATCCGccccaggaggaggaggaagatgttgTCGTTGGTTGGAGGCTCATCACATGGTATAGGGCATTGACTTGGAACTGTTGGCGCAAGGGGTACACGGTTCATTCCGACGAGCTCGGCATTGTCTCCTTGCCTCAGATTATTGGAGGTGCTGGTGCCTGTGCTCTAAAAGTGCCACTCAAGGACCTGAAAGCAGCTGCTCCTACTCTCCGTGGCGACGGCGATGTTGTTTACCTCGCGTGCGAACTGCACGAGCAGAACCAAAGAACATGGATTGTTGCTGTTGACACTAGGAGGAAGTTGGTGGGAGAGCTTTGTTCTGTAGAGGAAGTCTATCTTTACGATCCGAGCTACATTCCATATGTGCTTACCGAATATTATCTAGATGATAGATCAG GTGGAGCTCAGGCACATACGCTAAATGCTTGTCATCCCACCCCACAAAACTTAGATGGGTCCCAGAAGAAGCGGCAGCGGCTTTCATAA